In the Candidatus Eremiobacterota bacterium genome, one interval contains:
- a CDS encoding TIGR00159 family protein: MTWPHIALHFTPVDAIDILATSVLTYYLLLLIRGTRAVQIMLGLFVLIVILAVSNLLHLLVLATLMQYLLLGTAVGLPIVFQPELRRGLEQLGRGRLFVRDRRAEDEIAAEQIRIVSRAGFVLARQKIGALIVIEQQTGMREYVESGTALDARLSLDLLLAIFNKTSPLHDGAVIVRDLLIEGAACFLPLSDNTIAVDRHVGTRHRAAVGLTEQADAVVVVVSEESGLISVARAGRLSVPIDDEERLRRVLAACLRPTRRRAQAEGGILANLLPRIPRAAQPPQEQLRT; this comes from the coding sequence ATGACGTGGCCGCACATCGCGCTTCATTTCACGCCGGTCGACGCGATCGACATCCTCGCGACGTCGGTTCTCACGTACTATTTGCTGCTCCTCATCCGCGGCACGCGCGCGGTGCAGATCATGCTCGGGCTGTTCGTGCTGATCGTCATCCTCGCCGTCTCGAACTTGCTGCACCTGCTCGTGCTCGCCACGCTGATGCAGTACCTCCTGCTCGGAACCGCGGTCGGTCTGCCGATCGTGTTTCAGCCGGAGCTCCGGCGCGGCCTGGAACAGCTCGGCCGCGGGCGGCTCTTCGTGCGCGACCGCCGCGCCGAGGACGAGATCGCCGCCGAGCAGATCCGCATCGTCTCGCGCGCCGGGTTCGTTCTCGCGCGGCAAAAAATCGGCGCGCTGATCGTCATCGAGCAGCAGACCGGGATGCGCGAGTACGTCGAGAGCGGCACGGCGCTCGACGCGCGGCTCTCGCTCGACCTGCTGCTCGCGATCTTCAACAAGACCTCGCCGCTGCACGACGGCGCGGTGATCGTGCGCGACCTGCTGATCGAAGGCGCAGCGTGCTTTCTCCCGCTCAGCGACAACACGATCGCCGTCGACCGCCACGTCGGAACGCGCCATCGCGCCGCGGTCGGGCTCACCGAGCAGGCCGACGCGGTGGTGGTCGTCGTCAGCGAAGAGAGCGGCTTGATCTCGGTCGCGCGGGCCGGCCGGCTCTCGGTGCCGATCGACGACGAAGAGCGGCTGCGCCGCGTGTTGGCGGCGTGTCTGCGCCCGACGCGCCGCCGCGCCCAGGCCGAGGGCGGCATCCTGGCCAATCTGCTGCCTCGGATTCCGCGTGCTGCTCAACCTCCTCAGGAACAACTTCGGACTTAA
- a CDS encoding phosphoglucosamine mutase: MGKYFGTDGVRGVANADLTPELAYAIGRAGAALIARDQSLERPIVVGRDTRLSGPMLEGAIVAGITSTGRNVVQLGIVPTPAVAAITASIEAAAGVMISASHNPIEDNGIKFFGADGFKLSDAVETEIESLIETHAELPRPTGLDVGIVTQTRGLIDNYFAKLVDAGADLRGWTIVVDGAFGAAYLVGPKIFERLGARVIALHCEDDGSRINVDCGATNLRALQERVREEIARTTGPVAGVAFDGDADRALFVDETGEVLNGDHAMLIVARDLDARGELPGDTVVGTVMANMGFEKALEREGIRLVRAAVGDRYVLEAMRAGGYRFGGEQSGHLIDLQRGTTGDGPMSAVALFSIAARTQRSLHELAAGLAVYPQVLLNVRVADKSIADHPTVRDAVASAERELASDGRILVRPSGTEPLVRVMVEAGDAARTRALAESVAAAIRGAAGGV; encoded by the coding sequence ATGGGCAAGTACTTCGGGACCGATGGTGTGCGCGGCGTGGCGAATGCGGACTTGACGCCGGAGCTCGCGTACGCGATCGGGCGCGCGGGCGCGGCGCTGATCGCGCGCGACCAGTCGCTCGAGCGGCCGATCGTGGTCGGCCGCGACACGCGGCTTTCGGGTCCGATGCTCGAGGGCGCGATCGTCGCCGGGATCACCTCGACCGGCCGCAACGTCGTGCAGCTCGGGATCGTGCCGACGCCGGCCGTCGCCGCGATCACCGCGAGCATCGAAGCCGCCGCCGGCGTGATGATCTCCGCCTCGCACAACCCGATCGAGGACAACGGGATCAAGTTCTTCGGCGCCGACGGTTTCAAGCTGAGCGACGCGGTGGAGACCGAGATCGAGTCGCTGATCGAGACGCACGCCGAGCTGCCGCGCCCGACCGGGCTCGACGTCGGGATCGTCACCCAGACGCGCGGCCTGATCGACAACTACTTCGCCAAGCTGGTGGACGCGGGTGCCGACCTGCGCGGCTGGACGATCGTCGTCGACGGCGCGTTCGGCGCCGCATACCTGGTCGGCCCGAAGATCTTCGAGCGCCTCGGCGCGCGCGTGATCGCGCTGCACTGCGAGGACGACGGAAGCCGCATCAACGTGGACTGCGGAGCGACGAACCTGCGCGCGCTGCAGGAGCGCGTGCGCGAGGAGATCGCGCGCACGACCGGCCCGGTCGCCGGCGTCGCGTTCGACGGCGACGCCGACCGCGCGCTGTTCGTCGACGAGACCGGCGAGGTCCTGAACGGCGACCACGCGATGCTGATCGTCGCGCGCGATCTCGACGCGCGCGGCGAGCTGCCGGGCGACACGGTCGTCGGCACGGTGATGGCCAACATGGGCTTCGAAAAAGCGCTCGAGCGCGAAGGAATCCGTTTGGTGCGCGCGGCGGTCGGCGACCGCTACGTGCTGGAAGCGATGCGCGCGGGCGGCTACCGCTTCGGCGGCGAGCAGTCGGGACACCTCATCGACTTGCAGCGCGGCACGACGGGCGACGGGCCGATGAGCGCGGTCGCATTGTTTTCGATCGCCGCGCGCACGCAGCGCTCGCTGCACGAGCTCGCCGCGGGGCTCGCCGTCTATCCGCAAGTTCTGCTGAACGTGCGCGTCGCCGACAAGTCGATCGCCGATCATCCGACCGTGCGCGACGCCGTCGCAAGCGCGGAGCGCGAGCTCGCAAGCGACGGGCGCATTCTGGTGCGCCCGTCGGGAACCGAGCCGCTCGTGCGCGTGATGGTCGAAGCCGGCGACGCGGCGCGCACGCGGGCGCTCGCCGAGTCGGTCGCCGCCGCGATCCGGGGAGCCGCCGGCGGCGTATAA
- a CDS encoding C40 family peptidase: protein MWNASSAKADESTTETVAPAKLTRFAHLRKFAGGIAARGAAMASSLTRNAMKFLGVRYAFGGESAYGFDCSGYTQHVFAMMGIHLPRMADEQYYAGKRITGAPKAGDLVFFHTYAPGVSHVGISLGGDKFVHASSSHGVMVSTLHDSYWGPRYLGAKRVVE from the coding sequence ATGTGGAACGCGTCATCCGCAAAGGCCGACGAGAGCACGACCGAGACGGTCGCCCCGGCCAAGCTGACGCGCTTCGCCCACCTCAGGAAGTTCGCCGGCGGGATCGCCGCCCGCGGCGCCGCCATGGCGTCGAGCCTGACCCGGAACGCCATGAAGTTCCTGGGCGTCCGGTACGCCTTCGGCGGGGAGTCGGCCTACGGGTTCGACTGCTCCGGCTACACCCAGCACGTCTTCGCGATGATGGGCATCCACCTGCCCCGGATGGCGGACGAGCAGTACTACGCCGGCAAGCGCATCACCGGCGCGCCAAAGGCAGGTGACCTCGTGTTCTTCCACACCTACGCGCCGGGCGTCTCGCACGTCGGAATCTCGCTGGGCGGCGACAAGTTCGTCCACGCCTCGTCGAGCCACGGCGTGATGGTCTCGACCCTCCACGACTCGTACTGGGGGCCGCGCTACCTCGGCGCCAAGCGCGTCGTCGAGTAA
- a CDS encoding tetratricopeptide repeat protein: MSTSFGGRLRRIVVAFACAALCAGALVVATPLAAWADDAVDGFSRAQSLFHERKFREAITALDTYITAHPRDARAIVLRGDCKADLGDNDAALKDYNAAIGIDPEYQYAYTTRCETRLQLDDLAGALADCNTALRLDATDPLSYEDRGDVYFQRQSYALALQDYDKAIELGRTGAYVFAARCDTERLVGKRSLAKPDCEKALAIDPKSRRGLWARSRLAMVESRYTDSIADLNAYIALNPESSDTAYYYRGLAYNRIHSYQSALDDLRTYVGRQSKDPDGYKERAIARYGVGDKAGALADLDLALSGYRRDGNTAEADRVAAMVKAIGAGQPPQP, translated from the coding sequence ATGTCGACGTCGTTCGGCGGCCGTCTGCGCCGCATCGTGGTCGCCTTCGCGTGCGCGGCGCTGTGCGCCGGGGCGCTCGTTGTCGCAACTCCGCTCGCCGCCTGGGCGGACGACGCCGTCGACGGGTTCAGCCGCGCGCAGTCGCTCTTCCACGAGCGGAAGTTTCGCGAAGCGATCACCGCGCTCGACACGTACATCACCGCGCACCCGCGCGACGCGCGCGCGATCGTGCTGCGCGGCGACTGCAAGGCCGACCTCGGCGACAACGACGCCGCGCTGAAAGACTACAACGCGGCGATCGGGATCGATCCGGAGTATCAGTACGCCTACACGACCCGCTGCGAGACGCGGCTCCAGCTCGACGATCTTGCCGGCGCGCTCGCCGACTGCAACACGGCCCTGCGCCTCGACGCGACCGACCCGCTCTCGTACGAGGACCGCGGCGACGTCTACTTCCAGCGCCAGTCGTACGCGCTGGCGTTGCAGGACTACGACAAGGCGATCGAGCTCGGGCGCACGGGCGCGTACGTGTTCGCGGCGCGCTGCGACACCGAACGGCTCGTCGGCAAGCGCAGCTTGGCGAAGCCCGATTGCGAGAAGGCGCTCGCGATCGATCCGAAGAGCCGGCGCGGGCTGTGGGCGCGCAGCCGCCTGGCGATGGTCGAGTCGCGGTACACCGACAGCATCGCCGACCTGAACGCGTACATCGCCTTGAACCCCGAGTCGTCGGACACCGCGTACTACTATCGCGGCTTGGCCTACAACCGGATCCACAGTTATCAAAGCGCGCTCGACGATCTGCGCACCTACGTCGGACGCCAGTCGAAGGACCCCGACGGCTACAAGGAGCGCGCGATCGCGCGCTACGGGGTCGGGGACAAGGCCGGCGCGCTGGCCGACCTCGACCTCGCGCTCAGCGGCTATCGCAGAGACGGCAACACCGCCGAAGCCGACCGCGTCGCGGCGATGGTGAAGGCGATCGGCGCGGGGCAGCCGCCGCAGCCGTGA
- a CDS encoding nuclear transport factor 2 family protein, with protein sequence MTASADALATLLDAFGRRDLATAADCFADDAAYREPRRPPLLGRAAIAAHFARFSAAAGDWRFAVDEVISDGRRACVIYRYAAEGGGEAGRERAGCATVRFNEHGRIAEWREYQG encoded by the coding sequence GTGACCGCGAGCGCGGACGCGCTTGCGACGCTCCTCGACGCGTTCGGACGGCGCGACCTCGCCACGGCCGCCGATTGTTTCGCCGACGACGCCGCATATCGTGAGCCGCGCCGGCCGCCGCTGCTGGGCCGTGCCGCGATCGCTGCGCATTTCGCGCGCTTTTCCGCCGCCGCCGGGGACTGGCGCTTTGCAGTCGACGAGGTGATCTCCGACGGCCGGCGCGCGTGCGTGATCTACCGCTATGCGGCCGAAGGCGGCGGCGAGGCGGGGCGCGAACGCGCGGGGTGCGCGACCGTGCGCTTCAACGAGCACGGCCGGATTGCGGAATGGCGGGAGTACCAGGGATGA
- a CDS encoding STAS domain-containing protein, protein MNVNGSASQQHHEDLSIHVHLIDDTQVFELVGSLDIATSPTVRAALTSASERGNHRLIVDLTRVDFLDSTGLGALIGGQRRAKEFDGEVRLVAKEGQILRLLRITGLLKVFAVYPTLDQAVADGQRVGDL, encoded by the coding sequence ATGAACGTCAACGGCAGCGCGTCTCAGCAGCATCACGAGGACCTCTCGATCCACGTGCACTTGATCGACGACACGCAAGTCTTCGAGCTCGTCGGCTCGCTCGACATCGCGACCTCGCCGACGGTGCGCGCCGCGCTGACGAGCGCCTCGGAACGCGGCAACCACCGGTTGATCGTCGACCTCACCCGCGTCGACTTCCTCGACTCGACGGGGCTCGGCGCGCTCATCGGCGGTCAGCGCCGCGCGAAGGAGTTCGACGGCGAGGTGCGGCTCGTCGCGAAGGAAGGCCAGATCCTGCGCCTGCTGCGCATCACCGGCCTCCTCAAAGTCTTCGCAGTCTATCCGACGCTCGATCAAGCCGTCGCGGACGGGCAGCGCGTAGGCGACCTCTAG